A stretch of the Panthera uncia isolate 11264 chromosome E2 unlocalized genomic scaffold, Puncia_PCG_1.0 HiC_scaffold_20, whole genome shotgun sequence genome encodes the following:
- the RIPOR1 gene encoding rho family-interacting cell polarization regulator 1 isoform X4, with product MSFPAFSPPGPPRKPPALSRVSRMFSVAHPAPKVPQPERLDLVYTALKQGLTAYLEVHQQEQEKLQGQIRESKRNSRLGFLYDLDKQVKSIERFLRRLEFHASKIDELYEAYCVQRRLRDGAYNMIRAYSTGSPGSREARDSLAEATRGHREYTESMCLLESELEAQLGEFHLRMKGLAGFARLCVGDQYEICMKYGRQRWKLRGRIEGSGKQVWDSEETVFLPLLTEFLSIKVTELKGLANHVVVGSVSCETKDLFAALPQVVAVDINDLGTIKLSLEVTWSPFDKDDQPSTASTVNKASTVTKRFSTYSQSPPDTPSLREQAFYNMLRRQEELENGTAWSLSSESSDDSSSPQLSGIARHSSAPRPLVQQPEPLPIQVTFRRPETPTSAPVDEERIMAPALANGHAPYSRTLSHISEASVDAALAEASVEALGLECLAQGPSLPAHLDPIHGEQPGPVPPAVDPCHSATSLTLSTTGPTHISTDPALSAHLDLVHKITDSSPSELPGPTHTIRGSTYNDISLTQSAPSLTHITTASTHKPMVSTLTTTSPTPSATAPVQTTTSPTHKPMLCTLTTEGPTTNTTGPVQTTTSPIHTTTSPTHITASLTQTTISPAHTTASPTHATISPTHATTSPTHASTSPAHKARMSTHTTTSPIPKAKDPVQTTRSPTHPVTSPTLITVSSSTFLDHAMLPSSSAKADPTLPGTNTQSCSYPFSTPCTQADPVAPSPSYPSPACSSCEPLTSPSPDSPEPDLQSPSPPLSPVAPVAQHLDLSLAVATQAPVPGAAGGAGDRRLEEALGALMAALDDYRGQFPELQGLEQEVTRLESLLMQKQGLTRSRASSLSITVEHALESFSFLNEDEDEDIDSPGDRPPNSLEPGAEDSLDLPSARPLSTECPALDAALVQHLYHCSRLLLKLGTFGPLRCQEAWALERLLREARVLEAVCELSRRWEVPATSAQEVVQFSASRPSFLTFWDQCTEGLSPFICPVERVLLTFCNQYSARLSLRQPGLAEAVCVKFLEDALGQKLPRRPQTGPGEQFTIFQFWSYVEALDSPSMEAYVTETAEEVLLVRNLNSDDQAVVLKALRLAPEGRLQRDGLRALSSLLVHGNNKVMAAVSTQLRSLSLGPVFRERALLCFLDQLEDEDVQTRVAGCLALGCIKAPEGIEPLVYLCQTDTEAVREAARQSLQQCGEEGQSAHRRLEESLDALPRIFGPGSMASTAF from the exons AT GAGCTTCCCGGCCTTCAGTCCCCCGGGGCCCCCACGGAAGCCCCCAGCGCTCTCCCGAGTGTCCAGGATGTTTTCCGTGGCGCACCCAGCCCCTAAGGTCCCACAGCCTGAGCGGCTGGACCTGGTGTACACTGCGCTCAAGCAGGGCCTGAC GGCCTATTTGGAAGTGCACCAGCAGGAACAGGAGAAACTCCAGGGACAGATTAGGGAGTCCAAGAGGAATTCCCGGCTG GGCTTCCTGTATGACTTGGATAAG CAAGTCAAGTCCATTGAACGCTTCCTGCGACGGTTGGAGTTCCATGCCAGCAAG ATTGATGAGCTGTATGAAGCATACTGTGTTCAGCGGCGTCTCCGGGATGGTGCCTACAACATGATCCGTGCCTACAGCACTGGGTCTCCAGGGAGCCGAGAGGCCCGGGACAGCCTGGCCGAAGCCACTCGAGGGCATCGCGAGTACACAGAG aGCATGTGTCTGCTGGAGAGTGAGCTGGAAGCACAGCTGGGCGAGTTCCATCTCCGGATGAAAG GGCTGGCTGGCTTCGCCAGGCTGTGTGTGGGGGATCAGTATGAG ATCTGCATGAAATATGGGCGTCAACGCTGGAAACTACGGGGCCGAATTGAGGGTAGCGGAAAGCAGGTGTGGGACAGCGAGGAAACcgtctttcttcctctgctcacgGAATTCCTGTCTATCAAG GTGACAGAACTGAAGGGTCTGGCCAACCATGTGGTTGTAGGCAGTGTCTCCTGCGAGACCAAGGACCTGTTTGCTGCCCTGCCCCAAGTTGTGGCTGTGGACATCAATGACCTCGGCACCATCAAGCTCAGCCTGGAAGTCACATGGAG CCCTTTCGACAAGGATGACCAGCCCTCAACTGCTTCCACTGTCAACAAGGCCTCCACAGTCACCAAACGCTTCTCCACCTATAGCCAGAGCCCACCAGACACGCCCTCACTTCGGGAACAGGCCTTTTAT aaTATGCTGAGGCGGCAGGAGGAGCTGGAGAATGGGACGGCATGGTCCTTGTCATCCGAATCTTCAGACGACTCATCCAGCCCCCAGCTTTCAGGCATTGCCCGCCACTCTTCAGCTCCCAGGCCTCTGGTGCAGCAACCTGAACCTCTGCCCATTCAAGTCACCTTCCGTAGGCCTGAGACCCCCACCTCTGCACCTGTGGATGAAGAGCGGATCATGGCCCCTGCCCTGGCCAATGGCCATGCCCCCTATAGCCGGACTCTGAGCCACATCAGTGAGGCCAGTGTGGATGCTGCCTTGGCTGAGGCTTCTGTGGAGGCTCTGGGCCTAGAATGCTTAGCTCAGGGACCTAGCCTGCCTGCACACCTAGATCCCATCCATGGGGAGCAACCTGGTCCTGTCCCTCCTGCTGTGGACCCTTGCCATTCTGCCACAAGCCTTACCCTCAGTACAACAGGCCCCACCCACATATCTACAGACCCTGCTTTGTCTGCACACCTAGATTTGGTTCACAAGATCACAGACTCTAGCCCTTCTGAACTGCCAGGCCCTACCCACACCATCAGAGGATCTACCTATAATGACATCAGCCTTACCCAAAGTGCTCCAAGCCTCACTCATATTACCACAGCTTCTACCCACAAGCCCATGGTCTCTACCCTCACCACTACAAGCCCTACTCCCAGTGCCACAGCCCCAGTCCAGACCACCACAAGTCCCACCCACAAGCCAATGCTTTGCACCCTCACTACTGAAGGTCCTACCACCAATACTACAGGCCCAGTCCAGACCACCACAAGCCCCATCCACACTACAACAAGCCCTACCCATATCACTGCAAGCCTCACCCAAACCACTATAAGCCCTGCCCACACTACTGCAAGCCCCACCCATGCCACTATAAGCCCCACCCATGCCACTACAAGCCCCACCCATGCAAGTACAAGCCCTGCTCACAAAGCCAGGATGTCAACTCACACCACTACGAGTCCTATCCCCAAGGCTAAGGACCCAGTCCAGACCACTAGGAGCCCCACCCATCCTGTCACAAGCCCCACCCTTATAACTGTAAGCTCTTCCACTTTTCTAGACCATGCCATGCTTCCCAGCTCCTCTGCAAAGGCAGACCCTACCCTCCCAGGCACCAACACCCAGTCCTGTAGCTACCCATTTTCCACTCCTTGCACTCAGGCAGACCCCgtagcccccagcccctcctacCCAAGTCCTGCCTGTTCCAGTTGCGAACCCCTCACAAGTCCATCCCCAGATTCCCCAGAACCAGACCTTCAGAGTCCAAGTCCCCCTCTCTCACCCGTAGCCCCTGTGGCCCAGCATTTAGACCTTAGCCTGGCTGTGGCCACTCAGGCCCCAGTTCCAGGAGCAGCTGGAGGGGCTGGGGATAGGAGGCTGGAAGAGGCACTAGGGGCCCTAATGGCTGCCCTGGATGACTATCGTGGCCAGTTCCCTGAGCTGCAGGGCCTAGAGCAGGAGGTGACCCGGCTGGAGAGTCTGCTCATG CAGAAACAAGGCCTCACTCGCAGCCGGGCCTCCAGCCTTAGTATCACTGTGGAGCATGCCCTGGAGAGCTTCAGCTTCCTCAATGAGGATGAAGATGAAGACATCGATAGTCCTGGAGACAG GCCCCcaaacagcctggagcctggggctgAGGACAGCCTCGACTTACCCAGTGCCCGCCCCCTCAGCACGGAGTGTCCAGCTCTGGACGCTGCCTTGGTCCAGCACCTGTACCACTGCAGCCGCCTCCTGCTG AAACTGGGCACATTTGGGCCCCTGCGCTGCCAGGAGGCATGGGCCCTGGAGCGGCTGCTGAGGGAAGCCAGAGTGCTAGAGGCCGTATGTGAGCTTAGCAGACGATGGGAAGTCCCTGCCACCTCTGCCCAGGAAG TGGTGCAGTTCTCAGCCTCTCGGCCCAGCTTCCTCACCTTCTGGGACCAGTGCACAGAGGGACTCAGCCCCTTCATCTGCCCCGTAGAGAGAGTGCTCCTCACCTTCTGCAATCAATACAGTGCCCGTCTCTCCCTGCGCCAGCCAGGCCTAGCTGAGGCTG TGTGTGTCAAGTTCCTGGAGGATGCCCTGGGGCAGAAGCTGCCCAGGAGGCCCCAGACAGGCCCTGGAGAGCAGTTCACCATCTTCCAGTTCTGGAGTTATGTCGAAGCCTTGGACAGCCCCTCTATGGAGGCCTATGTGACTGAGACCGCCGAGGAGG tgtTACTGGTGCGGAATTTGAATTCAGATGACCAAGCTGTTGTGCTGAAGGCCCTGAGGTTGGCTCCTGAGGGGAGACTGCAAAGGGATGGGCTTCGGGCCCTCAGCTCCCTGCTTGTCCATGGCAACAACAAGGTCAtggctgctgtcagcacccaGCTCCGGAGCCTGTCACTGGGCCCCGTCTTTAGGGAAAGG GCCCTACTGTGCTTCCTGGACCAACTTGAGGATGAGGATGTACAGACAAGAGTGGCTGGTTGCCTGGCCCTGGGCTGCATCAAG GCTCCTGAGGGCATTGAGCCCCTGGTGTACCTGTGCCAAACAGACACAGAAGCTGTGAGGGAAGCCGCTCGACAGAGCCTGCAACAGTGTG GGGAAGAGGGGCAGTCTGCCCATCGACGGCTGGAGGAATCACTGGACGCCCTGCCCCGCATCTTTGGGCCTGGCAGCATGGCCAGCACAGCATTCTAA
- the RIPOR1 gene encoding rho family-interacting cell polarization regulator 1 isoform X1, producing the protein MSAKKRGSPARTHSMMSLSVRPQRRLLSARVNRSQSFAGVLGSQERGPRSFPAFSPPGPPRKPPALSRVSRMFSVAHPAPKVPQPERLDLVYTALKQGLTAYLEVHQQEQEKLQGQIRESKRNSRLGFLYDLDKQVKSIERFLRRLEFHASKIDELYEAYCVQRRLRDGAYNMIRAYSTGSPGSREARDSLAEATRGHREYTESMCLLESELEAQLGEFHLRMKGLAGFARLCVGDQYEICMKYGRQRWKLRGRIEGSGKQVWDSEETVFLPLLTEFLSIKVTELKGLANHVVVGSVSCETKDLFAALPQVVAVDINDLGTIKLSLEVTWSPFDKDDQPSTASTVNKASTVTKRFSTYSQSPPDTPSLREQAFYNMLRRQEELENGTAWSLSSESSDDSSSPQLSGIARHSSAPRPLVQQPEPLPIQVTFRRPETPTSAPVDEERIMAPALANGHAPYSRTLSHISEASVDAALAEASVEALGLECLAQGPSLPAHLDPIHGEQPGPVPPAVDPCHSATSLTLSTTGPTHISTDPALSAHLDLVHKITDSSPSELPGPTHTIRGSTYNDISLTQSAPSLTHITTASTHKPMVSTLTTTSPTPSATAPVQTTTSPTHKPMLCTLTTEGPTTNTTGPVQTTTSPIHTTTSPTHITASLTQTTISPAHTTASPTHATISPTHATTSPTHASTSPAHKARMSTHTTTSPIPKAKDPVQTTRSPTHPVTSPTLITVSSSTFLDHAMLPSSSAKADPTLPGTNTQSCSYPFSTPCTQADPVAPSPSYPSPACSSCEPLTSPSPDSPEPDLQSPSPPLSPVAPVAQHLDLSLAVATQAPVPGAAGGAGDRRLEEALGALMAALDDYRGQFPELQGLEQEVTRLESLLMQKQGLTRSRASSLSITVEHALESFSFLNEDEDEDIDSPGDRPPNSLEPGAEDSLDLPSARPLSTECPALDAALVQHLYHCSRLLLKLGTFGPLRCQEAWALERLLREARVLEAVCELSRRWEVPATSAQEVVQFSASRPSFLTFWDQCTEGLSPFICPVERVLLTFCNQYSARLSLRQPGLAEAVCVKFLEDALGQKLPRRPQTGPGEQFTIFQFWSYVEALDSPSMEAYVTETAEEVLLVRNLNSDDQAVVLKALRLAPEGRLQRDGLRALSSLLVHGNNKVMAAVSTQLRSLSLGPVFRERALLCFLDQLEDEDVQTRVAGCLALGCIKAPEGIEPLVYLCQTDTEAVREAARQSLQQCGEEGQSAHRRLEESLDALPRIFGPGSMASTAF; encoded by the exons ATGAGTGCCAAGAAGAGAG GGAGCCCCGCGCGGACTCATTCCATGATGTCCCTGTCGGTGCGGCCGCAGCGCCGCCTGCTCAGCGCCCGGGTCAATAGGAGCCAGTCCTTCGCAGGCGTCCTCGGCAGCCAGGAGCGGGGCCCCAG GAGCTTCCCGGCCTTCAGTCCCCCGGGGCCCCCACGGAAGCCCCCAGCGCTCTCCCGAGTGTCCAGGATGTTTTCCGTGGCGCACCCAGCCCCTAAGGTCCCACAGCCTGAGCGGCTGGACCTGGTGTACACTGCGCTCAAGCAGGGCCTGAC GGCCTATTTGGAAGTGCACCAGCAGGAACAGGAGAAACTCCAGGGACAGATTAGGGAGTCCAAGAGGAATTCCCGGCTG GGCTTCCTGTATGACTTGGATAAG CAAGTCAAGTCCATTGAACGCTTCCTGCGACGGTTGGAGTTCCATGCCAGCAAG ATTGATGAGCTGTATGAAGCATACTGTGTTCAGCGGCGTCTCCGGGATGGTGCCTACAACATGATCCGTGCCTACAGCACTGGGTCTCCAGGGAGCCGAGAGGCCCGGGACAGCCTGGCCGAAGCCACTCGAGGGCATCGCGAGTACACAGAG aGCATGTGTCTGCTGGAGAGTGAGCTGGAAGCACAGCTGGGCGAGTTCCATCTCCGGATGAAAG GGCTGGCTGGCTTCGCCAGGCTGTGTGTGGGGGATCAGTATGAG ATCTGCATGAAATATGGGCGTCAACGCTGGAAACTACGGGGCCGAATTGAGGGTAGCGGAAAGCAGGTGTGGGACAGCGAGGAAACcgtctttcttcctctgctcacgGAATTCCTGTCTATCAAG GTGACAGAACTGAAGGGTCTGGCCAACCATGTGGTTGTAGGCAGTGTCTCCTGCGAGACCAAGGACCTGTTTGCTGCCCTGCCCCAAGTTGTGGCTGTGGACATCAATGACCTCGGCACCATCAAGCTCAGCCTGGAAGTCACATGGAG CCCTTTCGACAAGGATGACCAGCCCTCAACTGCTTCCACTGTCAACAAGGCCTCCACAGTCACCAAACGCTTCTCCACCTATAGCCAGAGCCCACCAGACACGCCCTCACTTCGGGAACAGGCCTTTTAT aaTATGCTGAGGCGGCAGGAGGAGCTGGAGAATGGGACGGCATGGTCCTTGTCATCCGAATCTTCAGACGACTCATCCAGCCCCCAGCTTTCAGGCATTGCCCGCCACTCTTCAGCTCCCAGGCCTCTGGTGCAGCAACCTGAACCTCTGCCCATTCAAGTCACCTTCCGTAGGCCTGAGACCCCCACCTCTGCACCTGTGGATGAAGAGCGGATCATGGCCCCTGCCCTGGCCAATGGCCATGCCCCCTATAGCCGGACTCTGAGCCACATCAGTGAGGCCAGTGTGGATGCTGCCTTGGCTGAGGCTTCTGTGGAGGCTCTGGGCCTAGAATGCTTAGCTCAGGGACCTAGCCTGCCTGCACACCTAGATCCCATCCATGGGGAGCAACCTGGTCCTGTCCCTCCTGCTGTGGACCCTTGCCATTCTGCCACAAGCCTTACCCTCAGTACAACAGGCCCCACCCACATATCTACAGACCCTGCTTTGTCTGCACACCTAGATTTGGTTCACAAGATCACAGACTCTAGCCCTTCTGAACTGCCAGGCCCTACCCACACCATCAGAGGATCTACCTATAATGACATCAGCCTTACCCAAAGTGCTCCAAGCCTCACTCATATTACCACAGCTTCTACCCACAAGCCCATGGTCTCTACCCTCACCACTACAAGCCCTACTCCCAGTGCCACAGCCCCAGTCCAGACCACCACAAGTCCCACCCACAAGCCAATGCTTTGCACCCTCACTACTGAAGGTCCTACCACCAATACTACAGGCCCAGTCCAGACCACCACAAGCCCCATCCACACTACAACAAGCCCTACCCATATCACTGCAAGCCTCACCCAAACCACTATAAGCCCTGCCCACACTACTGCAAGCCCCACCCATGCCACTATAAGCCCCACCCATGCCACTACAAGCCCCACCCATGCAAGTACAAGCCCTGCTCACAAAGCCAGGATGTCAACTCACACCACTACGAGTCCTATCCCCAAGGCTAAGGACCCAGTCCAGACCACTAGGAGCCCCACCCATCCTGTCACAAGCCCCACCCTTATAACTGTAAGCTCTTCCACTTTTCTAGACCATGCCATGCTTCCCAGCTCCTCTGCAAAGGCAGACCCTACCCTCCCAGGCACCAACACCCAGTCCTGTAGCTACCCATTTTCCACTCCTTGCACTCAGGCAGACCCCgtagcccccagcccctcctacCCAAGTCCTGCCTGTTCCAGTTGCGAACCCCTCACAAGTCCATCCCCAGATTCCCCAGAACCAGACCTTCAGAGTCCAAGTCCCCCTCTCTCACCCGTAGCCCCTGTGGCCCAGCATTTAGACCTTAGCCTGGCTGTGGCCACTCAGGCCCCAGTTCCAGGAGCAGCTGGAGGGGCTGGGGATAGGAGGCTGGAAGAGGCACTAGGGGCCCTAATGGCTGCCCTGGATGACTATCGTGGCCAGTTCCCTGAGCTGCAGGGCCTAGAGCAGGAGGTGACCCGGCTGGAGAGTCTGCTCATG CAGAAACAAGGCCTCACTCGCAGCCGGGCCTCCAGCCTTAGTATCACTGTGGAGCATGCCCTGGAGAGCTTCAGCTTCCTCAATGAGGATGAAGATGAAGACATCGATAGTCCTGGAGACAG GCCCCcaaacagcctggagcctggggctgAGGACAGCCTCGACTTACCCAGTGCCCGCCCCCTCAGCACGGAGTGTCCAGCTCTGGACGCTGCCTTGGTCCAGCACCTGTACCACTGCAGCCGCCTCCTGCTG AAACTGGGCACATTTGGGCCCCTGCGCTGCCAGGAGGCATGGGCCCTGGAGCGGCTGCTGAGGGAAGCCAGAGTGCTAGAGGCCGTATGTGAGCTTAGCAGACGATGGGAAGTCCCTGCCACCTCTGCCCAGGAAG TGGTGCAGTTCTCAGCCTCTCGGCCCAGCTTCCTCACCTTCTGGGACCAGTGCACAGAGGGACTCAGCCCCTTCATCTGCCCCGTAGAGAGAGTGCTCCTCACCTTCTGCAATCAATACAGTGCCCGTCTCTCCCTGCGCCAGCCAGGCCTAGCTGAGGCTG TGTGTGTCAAGTTCCTGGAGGATGCCCTGGGGCAGAAGCTGCCCAGGAGGCCCCAGACAGGCCCTGGAGAGCAGTTCACCATCTTCCAGTTCTGGAGTTATGTCGAAGCCTTGGACAGCCCCTCTATGGAGGCCTATGTGACTGAGACCGCCGAGGAGG tgtTACTGGTGCGGAATTTGAATTCAGATGACCAAGCTGTTGTGCTGAAGGCCCTGAGGTTGGCTCCTGAGGGGAGACTGCAAAGGGATGGGCTTCGGGCCCTCAGCTCCCTGCTTGTCCATGGCAACAACAAGGTCAtggctgctgtcagcacccaGCTCCGGAGCCTGTCACTGGGCCCCGTCTTTAGGGAAAGG GCCCTACTGTGCTTCCTGGACCAACTTGAGGATGAGGATGTACAGACAAGAGTGGCTGGTTGCCTGGCCCTGGGCTGCATCAAG GCTCCTGAGGGCATTGAGCCCCTGGTGTACCTGTGCCAAACAGACACAGAAGCTGTGAGGGAAGCCGCTCGACAGAGCCTGCAACAGTGTG GGGAAGAGGGGCAGTCTGCCCATCGACGGCTGGAGGAATCACTGGACGCCCTGCCCCGCATCTTTGGGCCTGGCAGCATGGCCAGCACAGCATTCTAA